A DNA window from Mycolicibacter terrae contains the following coding sequences:
- a CDS encoding SIR2 family protein has product MTAMETRTPGHLFMVKADVSTIDCDAWLLPTDLPFKVNEGFAAAVGLTQAGYLQGFRWDRRAVPFNPRSDDGKPLVVLGKIGKAQAVSPADVDEQVADLVRVVGEFIDVAKANRKAKGELLRLALPVIGTRDGGLSDAKGHAIKRLISELRAQARDTGVDIVLCADNDVTWSAIQKAREDDESAWGLTGQERRLAIQLAKAARAGQLVLFIGAGVSSDAGLPGWQELLNRIRPTKLSDEQRAGFEKLDFRDQATLIEQDLGSPAELRKRIEQELDGYQYIGLTHALLASLGVRESITTNYDKLYERACTKRGHTVDQDLVVLPYHRAVEGRPWLLKLHGSVDQHDHIVLTRSDYLKLARDRSALFGIVQALLATKHLLFVGYSLTDEDFHRLIDEIRIAIDPIKEESSDELGTVLTIQDTPLDKLWKGLLQIHRIGSGSIGPSGRRVQIILDRVAHLATPYASYLLDSSFEGLLSPDEIEIARALQGLERSVEKILEKDARQPTALAVQQVLERFGSTDRDSRRSGK; this is encoded by the coding sequence ATGACAGCGATGGAGACGAGAACTCCGGGACATTTGTTCATGGTCAAAGCCGATGTCAGCACCATCGACTGCGACGCTTGGCTGTTACCCACAGACTTGCCCTTCAAGGTGAATGAAGGCTTTGCTGCGGCGGTTGGTCTCACCCAAGCGGGATATCTTCAGGGCTTCCGATGGGACCGTCGGGCCGTGCCGTTCAATCCGCGATCGGATGATGGCAAGCCATTGGTTGTGCTGGGCAAAATCGGCAAGGCGCAGGCAGTATCGCCTGCCGACGTTGACGAGCAAGTGGCCGACCTCGTGCGCGTGGTCGGTGAGTTTATCGACGTTGCCAAGGCCAACCGCAAAGCGAAAGGTGAACTGCTGCGTCTTGCCTTGCCGGTGATCGGAACTCGCGACGGCGGCCTGAGTGATGCCAAGGGACACGCAATCAAGAGGCTGATCTCCGAACTCCGAGCGCAGGCACGCGACACCGGTGTCGACATTGTGCTATGTGCGGACAATGACGTGACGTGGTCCGCGATCCAGAAGGCACGAGAGGATGATGAGTCCGCTTGGGGATTGACCGGCCAAGAACGCAGGTTGGCCATTCAGCTGGCAAAGGCTGCGCGTGCCGGCCAATTGGTGCTCTTCATCGGCGCGGGCGTCAGCAGTGATGCCGGCCTGCCTGGTTGGCAGGAATTACTCAACCGGATTCGACCGACGAAACTCTCCGACGAGCAGCGGGCTGGCTTCGAAAAACTCGACTTCCGCGACCAGGCAACGCTGATCGAGCAGGACTTGGGTAGCCCTGCCGAGCTCAGAAAGAGAATTGAGCAAGAGCTCGACGGATACCAGTACATCGGTCTGACGCACGCTCTGTTGGCTTCATTGGGCGTTCGGGAGTCCATCACCACGAACTACGACAAGCTGTACGAGCGCGCATGCACCAAACGCGGGCACACCGTCGACCAGGACCTTGTTGTTCTGCCGTACCACCGGGCTGTTGAGGGGAGGCCGTGGTTGCTGAAGTTACACGGCTCAGTCGACCAGCATGACCACATAGTTTTGACGCGGTCGGACTATCTGAAGCTGGCGCGTGATCGAAGTGCGCTGTTCGGGATCGTTCAAGCGCTGCTCGCGACAAAACATCTGCTGTTCGTGGGTTATTCACTGACCGACGAGGATTTCCACCGCCTGATCGACGAGATCCGCATCGCGATCGACCCGATCAAGGAAGAGTCATCCGACGAACTCGGCACGGTTCTGACCATCCAGGATACGCCGCTGGACAAACTCTGGAAGGGCTTGCTGCAGATTCATCGGATTGGGTCCGGCAGTATCGGGCCGTCAGGACGGCGCGTGCAGATCATCTTGGATCGGGTGGCCCATCTTGCAACGCCGTACGCGTCCTACCTGCTTGACAGTTCGTTCGAGGGACTTCTTTCGCCAGATGAGATTGAGATCGCCCGGGCGCTCCAGGGCCTGGAGAGGAGTGTCGAGAAGATATTGGAGAAGGACGCCCGCCAGCCGACCGCTCTGGCGGTGCAACAGGTCCTTGAACGCTTCGGGTCGACCGACCGCGATTCGCGGAGGTCAGGTAAGTAA
- a CDS encoding DEAD/DEAH box helicase, with product MDIFRIHQELIDDYRLFTTSAIEPREPRISQHVADELAKQTQWPEPWLSLNPMFATGGSIDELVAEDLLHPECAKIFRPKRDMADVGTAPITLHRHQREAIQTAQSSKSYVLTTGTGSGKSLAYIIPIVDHVLRQEPRQPGVKAIIVYPMNALANSQVGELEKFLRYGYGEGNEPVTFARYTGQEKDERRDEILRNPPDILLTNYVMLELLLTRPEERRRLVGAATGLPFLVLDELHTYRGRQGADVAMLVRRVRGACQSPQLQCIGTSATMASGGTLEDQQRVVAEVASALFGTDITPDRVIGETLDRATVGDPEDVGGLTREVRKCGATGDYDALASSPLATWIETTFGLTTEPQSGRVIRQRPARVHDSAARLAGRTGCTVDECEQAIRATLLAGSAVRNPTTGRPLFAFRLHQFLSKGDTVYVSIEEEQRRHITSQYQVTVPDHPDQLLMPLAFCRECGQEYLVVARSTLSAEVVYRPRRDRDASGGDQANGYLYISTDQPWPVDPLLEGRLPDSWLIDGAIVDRRKQYLPRRIRVDVGGNEVTGGGVDAAFVPAPFRFCLRCKVSYEQARGSDFAKLATLDVEGRSSAVSVLSTSIVRSLDKIPESELSAEARKLLTFVDNRQDASLQTGHFNDFVQMTQLRGALHRAVQQSALRHDDVAEHVVAALGLPFADYSANPQAVYGARTAAERAFKEFVEYRLYADLQRGWRVTMPNLEQTGLLRIGYESLEEIAADASLWEPAYPPLRDAQAGQREELCRIVLDEFRRELAVDVECLTEDGFDRVKRQSDQHLAGLWAIPLYEPRPRPGAVSTTSGQRGTLRADVRMTGRSAVGRYIRERSGLSLAGAPLDVSDAQRVIEDLLATLDRAGLLTTVDLPGATGANYRLKASAVIWNAGDGKHGAPDPLRRGFDPDQGTRVNPYFLDLYRNTAADLGGMHAREHTAQVSAADREEREKRFRSGDLKVMYCSPTMELGVDIASLNAVMMRNVPPTPANYAQRSGRAGRSGQPALVTTYCATGNAHDQYYFRRSEDMVAGSVAAPRLDLTNEALLASHLHALWLAETRASLHTRMPQLLDLDAPDMPLSADLQRALADSDAVRRATDRAGELMAPLAEELQRTSWWHDGWAEAVITNAESQFNRACERWRELYRAALDDQKEQNRIILEPTVPKRARDAADARRRDAEGQLRLLRNEDTDQAFSDFYTYRYFASEGFLPGYNFPRLPLAAYIPGARQAAGTRGNYLQRPRFLAISEFGPGAIIYHEGARYEVKRIQVPMTAGGIGTVELQDAYRCESCAYHHVRRPGLDVCENCDTALGQPQHGLMRMQTVFTRRRERISSDEEERRRAGFELHTSYRFSQHGPRLGRLDATTSGADGQPLVALSYGDTATVRVTNVGRRRRKNPNELGYWLDTVKGDWLSEKAAEDATPQDDGLGDAADVPTKHKVIPYVEDTRNILVLRLAAPVSVQVATGLRYALERGMEAEFQLEDSELSSEALPDDDERGRMLFTESAEGGAGVLRRLHTEPDALARAARQALQIAHFTPDGADLGQADGARERCEKACYDCLLSYANQHEHAVIDRHAVRDLLLKLASATTTAVTADRPRGEHVEQLRAQCETDLERGFIDLLVEHDLVLPDGVREQIAGIRADFAFRNTDSSLAVFVEPESPDDAGEVEDKLMDAGWSVLRLRPGQDWLAQVRQHPYVFGEGRV from the coding sequence ATGGATATTTTCCGCATACACCAAGAGTTGATCGACGACTATCGGCTGTTCACTACCAGCGCCATCGAGCCACGTGAGCCGCGGATCAGCCAGCACGTCGCCGACGAGCTGGCTAAGCAGACCCAGTGGCCGGAGCCGTGGCTGTCGCTGAACCCGATGTTCGCCACGGGCGGGTCGATCGACGAGTTGGTTGCCGAGGATCTGCTGCACCCGGAGTGCGCGAAGATCTTTCGCCCCAAGCGAGATATGGCCGACGTCGGTACCGCACCGATCACACTGCACCGCCACCAGCGGGAGGCGATTCAGACGGCGCAGTCCAGCAAGAGCTATGTGCTGACCACCGGCACCGGGTCCGGTAAGTCGCTGGCCTACATCATCCCGATCGTCGACCACGTGCTCCGGCAGGAACCGCGCCAACCCGGGGTGAAGGCGATCATCGTTTACCCGATGAACGCGTTGGCCAATAGTCAGGTGGGCGAGCTGGAGAAGTTCTTGCGCTACGGCTACGGCGAGGGCAACGAGCCGGTGACGTTCGCCCGCTACACCGGCCAGGAAAAGGACGAGCGGCGCGACGAGATCCTGCGCAATCCGCCCGACATCCTGCTCACCAATTACGTGATGCTTGAGCTGCTGCTCACCCGTCCCGAGGAACGCCGCAGGCTGGTCGGCGCGGCGACCGGCTTGCCGTTCTTGGTCCTCGACGAACTGCACACCTACCGGGGGCGGCAGGGCGCCGACGTCGCAATGTTGGTGCGACGGGTGCGCGGAGCCTGCCAGTCCCCTCAACTGCAGTGCATCGGCACCTCGGCGACGATGGCCAGCGGAGGCACGCTGGAAGACCAGCAGCGGGTAGTCGCCGAGGTCGCCAGCGCGCTGTTCGGGACCGACATCACCCCGGACCGGGTGATCGGGGAGACCCTGGATCGGGCCACCGTCGGCGATCCCGAGGACGTCGGCGGCCTGACACGCGAAGTACGGAAGTGTGGCGCAACTGGGGACTACGACGCGCTCGCTTCGTCACCGTTGGCGACGTGGATCGAAACCACCTTTGGGCTGACCACCGAACCGCAATCCGGGCGGGTGATCCGGCAGCGTCCGGCTAGAGTCCACGACTCGGCGGCGAGGCTGGCTGGACGCACCGGCTGCACCGTCGACGAGTGCGAGCAGGCGATCCGCGCCACCCTGCTGGCCGGGTCGGCGGTCCGGAATCCAACGACGGGCCGGCCACTGTTCGCGTTCCGGCTGCATCAGTTCCTGTCCAAAGGCGACACGGTTTATGTGTCGATCGAGGAGGAACAGCGCCGCCACATCACCTCGCAGTATCAGGTGACGGTCCCCGACCACCCCGACCAGCTGTTGATGCCGTTGGCGTTCTGCCGCGAGTGCGGCCAAGAATATCTGGTGGTCGCCCGCTCCACCCTGAGCGCTGAGGTGGTGTACCGGCCACGGCGTGATCGTGACGCTAGCGGCGGGGATCAGGCGAACGGCTACCTCTACATCTCCACCGATCAACCGTGGCCGGTCGATCCGCTGCTGGAGGGCAGGCTGCCGGACTCGTGGTTGATCGACGGTGCCATCGTTGACCGCCGTAAGCAGTATCTGCCGCGCCGCATCCGGGTAGATGTGGGCGGAAACGAGGTCACCGGTGGCGGTGTTGACGCGGCGTTCGTGCCGGCTCCGTTCCGGTTCTGCTTGCGCTGCAAGGTCTCCTATGAGCAGGCCCGCGGCAGCGACTTCGCCAAGCTGGCCACCCTCGACGTGGAGGGCCGCAGTTCGGCGGTCTCGGTGCTGAGCACCTCGATCGTGCGGTCGCTGGACAAAATCCCCGAGTCGGAACTCAGCGCTGAGGCGCGCAAACTGTTGACGTTCGTCGACAACCGTCAGGACGCCAGCCTGCAGACCGGGCACTTCAACGACTTCGTGCAGATGACCCAGTTGCGCGGCGCGCTGCACCGGGCGGTGCAGCAGAGTGCACTGCGCCACGACGATGTCGCCGAGCACGTGGTGGCTGCGCTCGGGCTGCCGTTCGCCGATTATTCCGCCAACCCGCAAGCCGTCTACGGGGCGAGAACCGCCGCCGAGCGGGCCTTCAAGGAATTCGTCGAATATCGGCTCTACGCCGACCTACAACGCGGCTGGCGGGTGACGATGCCGAACCTGGAGCAGACCGGGTTGCTGCGCATCGGGTACGAGTCTCTGGAGGAGATCGCCGCCGACGCCAGCCTGTGGGAGCCCGCCTATCCACCGTTGCGCGATGCCCAGGCGGGGCAGCGAGAAGAGCTGTGCCGCATCGTGCTTGACGAATTCCGCCGCGAACTGGCCGTCGATGTGGAATGTCTGACCGAGGACGGCTTCGACCGGGTCAAGCGGCAGTCCGATCAGCATCTGGCTGGTTTGTGGGCGATCCCGCTCTACGAGCCGCGGCCTCGCCCCGGCGCTGTGTCGACCACTTCCGGGCAGCGGGGCACCCTGCGCGCCGATGTCCGGATGACCGGCCGATCGGCGGTGGGGCGCTACATCCGCGAACGCAGTGGACTGAGCCTGGCTGGCGCGCCTCTGGACGTCTCTGACGCCCAGAGGGTCATCGAGGATCTGCTCGCGACCCTCGATCGTGCCGGCTTGTTGACGACGGTAGACCTGCCGGGCGCCACCGGCGCCAACTACCGGCTCAAAGCCTCCGCGGTGATTTGGAACGCTGGCGACGGCAAGCACGGTGCACCCGATCCGCTGCGGCGCGGATTCGACCCCGACCAGGGGACCCGAGTTAATCCGTACTTTCTAGACCTGTACCGCAACACCGCGGCCGATCTCGGCGGTATGCACGCCCGGGAACACACCGCGCAGGTGTCTGCCGCCGACCGGGAGGAACGCGAGAAACGGTTCCGCAGCGGCGATCTCAAGGTGATGTACTGCTCGCCGACGATGGAACTCGGTGTCGACATCGCCAGCCTCAACGCGGTGATGATGCGCAACGTGCCACCCACCCCGGCGAACTACGCCCAGCGCAGTGGCCGCGCCGGCCGCTCCGGGCAGCCGGCGCTGGTCACCACCTACTGCGCCACGGGAAATGCCCACGACCAGTACTACTTCCGGCGGTCGGAGGACATGGTCGCCGGCTCGGTTGCCGCACCACGCCTGGACCTGACCAACGAGGCGTTGCTGGCCTCACATCTGCATGCGCTGTGGCTGGCCGAGACCCGCGCGAGCCTGCACACCCGGATGCCACAGCTGCTCGACCTCGACGCGCCAGACATGCCGTTGTCGGCGGACCTGCAACGTGCCCTGGCCGACTCGGATGCGGTGCGACGCGCCACCGATCGCGCCGGCGAACTGATGGCTCCGCTGGCCGAGGAATTGCAGCGCACCTCGTGGTGGCATGACGGGTGGGCCGAGGCCGTGATCACCAACGCGGAAAGCCAGTTCAACCGCGCCTGCGAGCGGTGGCGGGAGCTCTACCGGGCGGCGCTGGACGATCAGAAGGAACAGAATCGGATCATCTTGGAGCCCACCGTGCCCAAACGGGCGCGGGACGCCGCCGACGCACGTCGGCGCGACGCCGAAGGCCAGCTGCGGCTGCTGCGCAACGAAGACACCGATCAGGCATTCTCCGATTTCTACACCTACCGCTACTTCGCCTCGGAAGGCTTTCTGCCAGGCTACAACTTCCCCCGGCTGCCGCTGGCCGCCTACATTCCCGGCGCGCGTCAGGCGGCCGGAACCCGCGGGAACTACCTACAGCGGCCACGGTTCCTGGCAATCAGCGAGTTCGGCCCCGGCGCCATCATCTACCACGAGGGTGCGCGCTACGAGGTCAAACGCATTCAGGTGCCGATGACCGCGGGCGGTATCGGAACCGTCGAACTGCAGGATGCCTACCGGTGCGAATCGTGTGCCTACCACCATGTGCGGCGGCCCGGCCTGGACGTCTGCGAGAACTGCGACACGGCGCTGGGGCAACCGCAGCACGGCTTGATGCGCATGCAGACGGTGTTCACTCGGCGGCGTGAACGCATCTCCAGCGACGAGGAAGAGCGCCGCCGAGCCGGATTCGAACTGCACACCTCCTACCGGTTCAGCCAGCACGGGCCACGGCTGGGTCGGCTAGATGCGACAACATCGGGTGCAGACGGTCAGCCGCTGGTGGCGTTGAGCTATGGCGACACCGCCACGGTGCGGGTTACCAACGTGGGCCGGCGGCGTCGCAAGAACCCCAACGAGCTCGGCTACTGGCTGGACACCGTCAAGGGCGACTGGCTCAGCGAGAAAGCCGCCGAGGACGCCACCCCGCAGGACGACGGACTGGGGGACGCCGCCGATGTACCGACCAAACACAAGGTGATCCCCTACGTCGAGGACACCCGCAACATCCTGGTGCTGCGGCTGGCGGCACCGGTCTCCGTGCAGGTCGCCACCGGCCTGCGGTATGCGCTGGAACGCGGCATGGAAGCGGAGTTCCAGCTGGAGGACTCCGAGTTGTCCAGCGAAGCACTTCCGGACGACGACGAGCGTGGCCGGATGCTGTTCACCGAATCTGCCGAGGGCGGTGCCGGGGTGCTGCGTCGACTGCACACCGAACCCGACGCGCTGGCCCGAGCTGCCCGCCAGGCCCTGCAGATTGCCCACTTCACCCCCGATGGCGCCGACCTTGGTCAGGCCGACGGCGCGCGGGAACGGTGCGAGAAAGCCTGTTATGACTGCCTGCTGTCCTATGCCAACCAACACGAGCACGCAGTCATCGACCGGCACGCGGTACGGGATCTGCTGCTGAAACTCGCCTCGGCCACCACCACCGCGGTGACAGCGGATCGCCCACGTGGCGAACACGTCGAGCAGCTTCGTGCGCAATGCGAGACGGATCTGGAACGCGGTTTCATCGACCTACTGGTCGAGCATGACCTCGTGTTGCCCGACGGGGTTCGCGAGCAGATCGCGGGAATCAGGGCAGATTTCGCCTTTCGCAACACCGACTCCAGCCTGGCGGTATTCGTCGAACCCGAGTCGCCCGACGACGCCGGCGAGGTTGAGGACAAACTCATGGACGCCGGCTGGTCGGTACTTCGACTGCGTCCCGGCCAGGATTGGCTGGCCCAGGTGCGTCAGCACCCGTACGTGTTCGGTGAAGGAAGGGTGTAG